One Ailuropoda melanoleuca isolate Jingjing chromosome 14, ASM200744v2, whole genome shotgun sequence DNA segment encodes these proteins:
- the LOC100480841 gene encoding calcium-binding and spermatid-specific protein 1, whose translation MVPFCPMAEDGLPKMYSHPPTESSKMTTEATTFFGAENTTPKSETTITSEGDHITSVNDYTLESDFSTTDSKLTSPKEKVKSEDDTESHIIKSSTHLEKEITTLTGTTNSMANDSITEILIPVKIGNISSPGATVSLIDFSTNMAKEDILLDTTDPGNENVSITSEVSGTLNEGTASIADTPILPAKKDELDVNNCSSSVKSNDTADEAVQITNSSIPKAEISPVTEKNFTIPDITALTEEKITEIDLSLPEDDPNAVPKLTDSDEEKFITVFELTTAVERDKDNPEDILLIDEESMDEVNVWMEKDSTNEAKNHPVLLTAVESRYDFVVPTSVAMNLTENSSTMTKEDLSKSNTMESVTKESKPLSETTPDPDTLNNEEDAFTTETGVFKLLKEEPDEFLI comes from the coding sequence ATGGTGCCATTTTGTCCCATGGCTGAAGATGGTTTGCCAAAAATGTATTCTCATCCTCCAACAGAAAGCAGTAAAATGACAACTGAAGCAACCACTTTCTTTGGGGCTGAAAACACTACTCCTAAATCAGAAACAACCATTACTTCAGAAGGGGACCACATTACTTCAGTGAATGACTATACACTAGAAAGTGACTTTTCAACAACAGACAGCAAGCTTACATCtccaaaggaaaaagtaaaatcagaagaTGACACTGAGTCCCATATTATTAAGTCATCGACCCATCTGGAGAAAGAAATTACTACTCTGACAGGCACAACAAACTCCATGGCTAATGATTCTATTACTGAAATTTTAATCCCAGTGAAAATTGGTAATATTTCATCACCAGGTGCTACTGTTTCTTTAATAGATTTTTCCACTAACATGGCAAAAGAAGATATTCTTTTGGATACCACTGACCCAGGGAACGAAAATGTCTCAATAACTTCTGAAGTCTCTGGCACATTAAACGAAGGCACCGCCAGCATTGCAGACACTCCCATCCTTCCAGCTAAGAAGGATGAACTTGATGTTAACAATTGCAGTTCCTCGGTTAAATCCAATGACACTGCTGATGAGGCTGTCCAGATCACCAACTCATCTATTCCTAAGGCTGAAATCTCTCCTGTTACTGAAAAAAACTTCACTATTCCAGATATAACTGCccttacagaagagaaaataactgaaattgaCTTAAGTCTTCCAGAGGATGACCCCAATGCTGTGCCTAAACTAACAGACTCCGATGAGGAAAAGTTCATCACTGTGTTTGAACTTACTACCGCTGTCGAAAGAGACAAAGATAACCCAGAAGATATTCTGCTGATCGATGAAGAGTCAATGGATGAAGTCAATGTTTGGATGGAGAAAGATAGCACAAATGAAGCAAAGAATCATCCCGTTTTGCTCACTGCTGTTGAATCCAGATATGACTTTGTAGTCCCAACATCAGTAGCTATGAACCTCACAGAAAACTCATCTACTATGACAAAAGAAGATCTGTCCAAAAGTAATACAATGGAATCTGTAACTAAGGAAAGTAAGCCACTTTCAGAAACTACCCCTGATCCAGATACCCTAAACAATGAGGAAGATGCTTTTACAACTGAAACGGGTGTCTTTAAGCTACTGAAAGAAGAACCAGATGAGTTCCTGATTTGA